AAGACGACGACAACGGTTAGGGTTCCAACAGGGTTAGGGAATCTGTTCCCGGCGAGTTTAGAAGGAGGATTTGGGGACGGTCGTCGCGACACGGCGGTGTAGGCGGGCGAGAcggcggcggggcggggcggcGGGAGATGGCGGTTGGGCCGGGGCGTCACGACGGAGCTTGCCGAAGCCTTGCCCTGGGATCAGGGTGAGTAGGGTCGAGGGGCGGGTGGcacggcgaggcgaggcgaggcggcgGGAGCCACCGGGCGCTGGTAGTGGGGGCGGGGGCAGGGGCGAGGACGAGGATGCCGCCGGCGCGCCGCTCTGTGGTTAGTGGAGGGTGGGGTCGAGGGGCGGGGCGGGAGGTGGGTAACGGGAGTCGCCGGTAGCCGGTGGTGGAGGTCGGTGGAGGGGGCGGCGGCAGAGGGGTGCTGGCAAGAGAGAAGAAAGCAAGTGGAGGGACCATCACGACAGAGAAGACAGGTGGCACGTTTCCCAAAAAAGCATACTCAATCGTTTCTCCTCTCATCTCctgttcttcctctctccctctgccCCAAGCATCTCCCTTGATGTACTATCTCTAGTCAGTACTCCTCGATTCCCTTGCTCCGCTTCCTATCCCAAACTCTGTTTCCAGTGTATTGGATCTTCAGTACTTGTGCTTGCTTAAGTTGGTGTTCAACGGTTGTAGTGATTGGGGTCCACCAGTGGTTGCTAACAATGGGTATCAGATCTATTTGATTTTCTTGGGGGTTTTTTGTCATAGAGATGGCATGGAAGACAAACCAGAGCAGCATGTCTGATCAAAGGGTGAACTGTTGCAGGGTGTTAACTCCAACAGTATTGGTTGCAAGCTGTTCGATGCAATTCCCACAATAGATTTTGAGTAGGGAGGCCACCTAACCACATGGTTACCATCCACAGGGTTTGCTACCTTATTATTAATGAAAGTCTGCTTCATCAAGTTTTTTTTGTCCATTTGGAGATGTGGAGCAGGGGCATGTGTTTGGGGATCAGATATGGAGCTGTTCGACTAATGTCTTCTGCAGTTGATGAGTCGACTgaaactgatttgttgtgagaaaaaacattatatcatggctgataagccaggcCGATAAGTTCAAACGGCGATTCGGAACATTTACGATGACTGCTGCCAGTGGATGTGTTTGCTCGGGTCATTTTCCAATctaacaccctgttcgcttgttggtttcagccagggcttatcagccagccaacagtgttttcctctcacaacaaaccagcactagccaagcttatcagcccagaaactaaccagcgaacaggccgtaagCATGCTACTGCTATAGCCTTTGTAGCCTTGCATGAGGAACATTTATGATGGCTGCTGCCAGTGGATGGGCGATGCGTCGATTGCGGGAGAAATCAGTGACTTACGTGGGACGGTTAGACTATCAATGGGTCTATGTATTTTTCTTGAATATGTAAAAGATTTACTTATCATTATATTAGTTTAAGCAAACATACAACACGTTTCTGTCGAGCGCCGAAGGAGATCGACCTAACACAGCCGTAACTGGACCATCCTAGCAAAAGATCTCTTATTTCAATATTACATAAAAGGAAACATCCAATACCGACGCAGCAGTGCGACCTAAGAGGTGGCCTTGCGTCTTCGCGGCTGCCTTGACGGGCCCTTTCCAACGGTCGGGAAGAGCGCGTCCATCGCCTCGACATTGAACGCAGTCAGGTTACCGTTGAAGAGCTTGTCAAAGGCATCCAGCTCCAACATGGATGGCGCTGATGGACCCTTAGTATAGCTCATACGCTGCATGATCATCACCCCTCCTCGCTTGGAAGCAGGTACTCGGGAGAGGCTCTGAGCCGCCAACCGCCCGCTCCGTCACGACAGCATCGGCTTAGCAGGAGGCTGCTTGGGAGGCTCACGAATTAGCGGAGAGTCCTTTTTACGCGTCACTTTGTTGATGAAGCTGTCGAGACGGCGTTTGGTTGAGCCGTCGTTGTCCACAGTCTGGTGGGTATCCACCGGCGGTGAACTGGGAGGGCCAACATCCACCGTGAGGTCGACTGGTCTAGCCTGGCGGGTAGTTGTGCTCCATGTGTGTCTTTGGCGAGTCCACTGCCCACTAAATGGGTTGATGCTGCCTGTTGGGCTAACGAAAGTGAGACCCCTTCTATCTCCGCTCGGTCGCTCCTTGGCTTAACACACGGTAGCAGGAGGTGAGGAAGAAGGGGGTCTGGTGCTACCACACCGGTAGCTAGGGCAGGCGTCCCACCATGCCCTAGGGTGGCTCCGCCTCTGACAAACATGGATCTATAGATTCTTCTTAGCAATTTTAGTTAAAAAATCATCAGATCAATTAGAATTTTTATCTTCATCTTATTTATTTATATACTAATATTAATGGATCTTTACTAGATACGGTAGATCTATAATGGTAGTTTTTACCTCTTTCTTTTGCATGCGAATAGGGTAGTTTTTACCTGTAGATAAAGCCACAAAGGTGCTAGTCTTGATTAAATCCTGGTCCGCCACTGTATGCACGCACGATGCCGGATGCTGTGGCATCAGGCATCTGAACTCTGAAGCCTCGCGGTCGCGGGCATGGCGACTGGGGATTGCGACGTCAGCCAGATGTCACTGTTCACTTGACTCAACCTGCTCATGGTCTTCTAGAAGCTTGGCGGGCCACCCACCACATAGCACACTGCTCCCTCACCCACCAAGCGACTGGGACGGTCTTCCACGATCGCTGAAAGCGGGAAGCTGGGTCCGGTAGAAGTCTCGATCAGCGGTCAGTGTCTAGTCGTCGTCAGAACTCCACTTTTCCGCACCAACCCAAAGATCGTTACAGCAATCGCATCGCCGCTCTCATTGCGCTTGCGCGTCGCACCACTACACCAACCGTTTGGTCCGCCCTCCGCCGTGCGTCGTTCCACCCGTCGGGGATTCCTCCCGTACTACATAGCACTAGCGCCCGTGTCCGAGCAAGCCACGCACGACGACGCACCGAAGCTAACAACGACGAGCGCGACAGCATGGCGGCGGCGGACCCGGACACGGAGGTGCAGGCGGAGTTCCCGCCGCTGGTCCGCCAGTACAAGAGCGGCCGCGTCGAGCGGTTCTTTAACCCGGCCCCGCTCCCGGCCGGCACCGACCCGGCCACGGGCGTCGTGTCCAAGGACGTCGTCGTCGACCCGGCCACGGGCCTCTGGGCGCGCCTCTTCCTCCCGCCCGGCAGCCACGGCAAGAAGCAGCAGCTCCCCGTCGTCGTCTACTACCACGGCGGTGCCTACGTGATCGGCTCGGCGGCCGACCCGTGGACGCACACCTACCTCAACGCGCTCGTCGCCAAGGCCGGCGTCCTCGCGGTCGCGCTCGAGTACCGCCTCGCGCCAGAGCACCCGCTCCCGGCCTCCTACGAGGACTCGTGGGAGGGGCTCAAGTGGGTGGccacccacgccgccgccgccgccgcggtcggCGGAGGACCGGTGGAGCCGTGGCTGACCGAGCACGGCGACTTCTCCCGCGTGTTCCTGGCCGGGGCCAGCGCGGGGGGCACCATCGCGCACTACGTCGCTGTCCGTGCCGGCGAGCAGCAGGGCCAGGGCGACATCCTCGGGATGCGCGTCATTGGGCTGCTGATAGTGCACCCCTACTTCAGCGGCGCGGCGGACATCGGCGACGAGGGGACGACGGGGAAGCAGCGCAAGGCGCAAGCCGACGCGTTCTGGCGATTCCTGTACCCCGGCTCCCCGGGGCTCGACGACCCGCTCTTCAACCCGTTCTCGGAGGCCGCCGGCGGGAGCGCGGCGCGCGTCGCCGCCGAGCGCGTGCTCGTCTGCGTCGCCGAGAAGGATGACCTCAGAGACAGGGGCGTTTGGTACTATGAGAGCCTCAAGGCCAGCGGCTACCCCGGCGAGGTGGAGTTGCTCGAGTCCAAGGGCGAGGGCCACGTCTTCTATTGCATGAACCCGCGCTGCGACAGGGCGCGGGAGATGGAGGAGCGCGTCCTGAGCTTCCTACGCAAGTGAGCGACTCTGAGCGCGCGCCCGTGCAAAGCGTTCAACTACGCAAGTGAGATGGAATAATTTCACCGTTCCATATGTGGCGGTGTTTGAGCCAGAGGGCTCTGTAATTTGTTTGCTTAAAATTCATTGAAGTTTCGAAATGTATCTTACCGTCCTCCAACTTGCAAATTTGTAACctgggcctggtttagattgcaaatttttgcaatctggacactgtagcacgtttcgtttgtatttgacaaactttgtccgattatggactaactaggctcaaaagattcgtctcgtgatttacaaccaaactatgcaattaattatttttttacctacatttaatgctccatacatgtatccaaaaattaatgtgataaagagaaagtgaaaaaacttagaatttagagatgatctaaacaaggccctgttGGACTTGCTTATTTTAGCTTTTTGCGCTTCTGGCAGCAAGATGCTGAAACACACAGACTAGTTAAGCTAGTTTTAGCTTTTTGCGCTTCTGGCAGCAAGATGCTGAAACACACAGACTAGTTAAGCTAGTTTTAAGAAAGGACGTGTCTAAGTGACGTTCGGTTGTTTTGGGTCCTCCTCTCAACCGAATTTTTCTCATGTACTTACACGGTTATCTTATTAAATTTACACtgtcttattactatatttacaatgatatttttaatgtaATTTATTGGACATGGTGGCGTAATTTGAAGATAACACAATATCTTAGACAAATATATACCAAATTTTCAAAAAACAACTATAAAATTTTTCTATGGATTCCAGATACCAGAGAAATATATGTTAAATTATTCACAAATGTCAtaaaattattcacaaatttatAAATTTACAAATAGAAGAAGAACAAATAGGAGAGAAGAACAGAGAATAGAGCTTCGAGCATGGAATTGCGGAAAACAGAGAACAGAGaacagaaagagagagagagagagaggaagcagAGGACGGCGGCACATCGGGGACGGCGGCGTCCGGGCCGGGGATGGCAGCGCCCACGCCAGGGACGCCCGCGCCCTagccggggcggcggcggcagcctgGGTGCGGCGGCCTGGGGCTGCGACAGCCTGTGTGCGGCGGAGCAGGGCCACCGGGGAGGGAGATCCACTGGGAGGGAGCGCGCGGGGAGGATCTGCCGGAGGGAGGGGAGAAGCTGTCGGGGAGGACCATCGGACGGCCACAGCCGTCGGGCGGACGTAACAGACGGCCCCAAAATCGGTTGATACCAGAATCAACCGGTTGACATATAGCATTTCTGGAAAAATTGTATCTTTGCTGAATCCGCCCCTGGGACTCGGAGTCGGACACAATCAAGGATTCAAGGTTCCGCTCTCTTTGTAAGGCCGATCCGGAGGAGGTGCGAGTCCAATCCACGTACGTCACGTcagccacctccatcctccatcCCATGCGAGACGCGCGACGCCAGCTGCCGCCATTCTCACGTAGCACGAGCGAGACGACGCAGGCGACCGCGACTGCCGCCGAGAAGATGCCTGGCCACCGCCAAGTATCGCGCGACGAACTCCGCTCGAAGACGATGGACTTGGTTCCAGCCGAGGTCTCCGCTCCTGCTGATCCGCGCCTGGTGCTGAGGAAGAGGCTCGGCGAGGAGACGGAGGCGCTCGGCGGCATCTTCAGGAAGGCCGAGCTCGTGGTGCGCAAGACTGTCGACAAAGGTCGCGCGGCACCTCGCTGCGGCAAGGACGGGCGTTTCTTGGCCGCAGAAGCCGGATCAGAGACCATCGAGGCCAACCGGATTCCTTGTgacaagaaaaggaagaagatGCCACCCGTGGACGTGGAGATCATCAAGCCCCGGATGATGCAGATCGATCGGACTCCATGTGCCACAAGAAGGAAGGCGATGCCACTCGTGGAGAACATCGAGCACCCCCGCATATCGAAGGTCGATCAGGCTCCATGTGCCAAGAAAAGGAGGACGATGCCACCCGTGGAGATCATCGAGCCCCTGATCTCGAAGGCTGAGATCCTCAGCTTGGTTACCCGACTGTCGTCGCTCTCGTCGAACATGCCGACGCACATCGTCGAGTTTCTGGACAAGGAGTGCACCGGTCACGCAGAAGAAAAGGCCGGCAAGAACGAGATAGAGATCGATCTGGGATCCATGAGGCGCTCCACCATGTTCGCGCTGCAGAAGTTGCTGGACGAGTTTGCTGAAGAAGAGAAGCGTCAACAACAGGAGTCGATGAACGTGTCCAGGTCCATTAGTTGCTCATCGCCGCGTGAACTAGAGGATGGCGAGTTGATCGAGGAGGCGCCGCGTGAACTAGAGCTAGAGGATGGCGAGTTGATCGAGGAGGAGGATTGCGGTGCCATCACGGATACATGCGGCGGCTATGCCTCTCCCGTAGCGGCAGGTAAGGGCCTTTGTTCATCGCCACGGATACTCGAAGAAGGAGAGATAACAGAGGATCATCATATGCCGATATGCGGCGACGCCGGCCCTATTGCAATTGAGAAGTCTACTGAAATCGCAAAAAGCCCAagaagcaatagcagctctagcAGTTCATCTGGATCCTCCAGCAGCAGCGGCGGTTCATCTGGATCTTCTTGCAGCCATTCATCAGATTCCGAGAGCAGCGACTCTGACGACGAGTGTGTGACAAGCAATCCGGCTCCTACTGTTCTTCCCATTCCCAAGAACGACGCCTCTCCCATAGCAATGCCAGCCGAGGGCCTTTGCTCACTGCCACGAATACTCGAAGACGGAGAGATAGGCGGAGGAGGTCGACATATGCAGCGACGCCGACCCTATTGCAACCGACAAGTTTGCTGAGACCACAAAAAGCTCAAGCAACATCAGTTCTAGCAGTTCTTCTGGATCCTCTAGCAACACTAGCAGCAGCGGCGGTTCAGCTGGCTCCGACGACGAGTGTGTGACAAGCAATTTATTAGGTTCAAATCATCCATGATGTATTGGTGTTATTTATGTAATCCGGCTGACTTTGTGTCGCACAGAATGATGTACTCGTGATGTTGTAATTTGTATGCAGTTGAGCCCTACCAAAGGTTATCGagcaatcagcctgttcgtttgctggtttcagccagcctaaaccagtcaaccaatagtattttcctctcataacaaaccagcaccagccagcgcaaaccagctcagaaaccagTTAACATTGCACCGTTGTGTTATACCTGTACTCTTTTATATGCTGAGAAAGTTGTATATGGCTAGCTATGTTTGCAGTCTAAGCATGAAAATATTCATATATTCAGGGAAAATAACTGTCCACAGCATTGAAATACAAAATAGCCCAACGTCACTCAATAAATCAGTTCATAAAGTTCTCTCGGTGATTGAAACTAAATGGATCTTTCGAAGcaagcaagattaagatgggatagttgtaagaaaTAAAGCAAGATTACTGGCTCaatgttacactcaagttgaaggtcttgactttaaaAAAACATACgcctcggttgcaagattggaagcaattatgatcttgttagcctatgcttgtgtccataacatcaagttgtaccaaatggatatgaagagtgcattttAAATGGGTACATTAATGAGcttatgtatgttgagcaacctctcggttttaaagatgagaagaagcccaaccatgtctataaattgaagaaggctttgtatggattgaaacaagcaccaagagcatggtatgagagattaagggatttcctactctctaaagaaTTTAAGATGGAAAAgtttgacaccactctcttcaccaagaagctaggcaatgacttgtttgtgttgcaaatctatgtcgaTGATATTATTtttgatcaaccaatcaagatttttgtgaggagtttggaaagatgatggcaagtgagtttgagatgtccatgattgaagagcttagttacttccttggtcttcaaatcaagcaaatgaagaatgacacatttatgaatcaaggcaagtacataaaagacatgctcaagaagtttggcatggataagagcaaagctattagtacaccaatagagacaaatggaagcttggatagtgatgctagtggcaacatggtggatcaaaagatgtatcggtctatgattggaagcctactctagtgaccgcatcaagactggatgtgatgtttagtgtatgcatgtgtgctagattttaagcctcaccaagagaaagtcatttgaaggcaaccaagagaatattgaggtacttaaagcatacacaaaatattggattgtggtatcccaaaggagcaagatttgaattgattggatattcggactccgattatgctggatgcaaagttaagagaaagagcacttcgggcacatgtcaactattgaaaagttcacttgtgtcttggtcatcaaagaagcaaaatagtgtagcactttcaaccgccgaagcggagtacatttcggtcgatagttgttgtgctcaattactttagatgaaggctactttgagtgactttggaatcaagttcaaacaagtgccattgctatatgataaTGAGAGTGTTGTGAAGCTCACTAACAACCTGGTTcaatattcaagaacaaagcatatagatgtccgccatcattttataagagatcatcaacaaaaaggggacatttatattgagagtgtgggcaccgatgatcaacttgccgatattttcaccaagccacttgatgagaagaggttttgcaaactaaggaatgaattgaacacacttgacttctcaaatatatgttgatgcacccccattatatgacatgcctgtcCTTCAagccaagcaaggtaaagttgattgacatgtcattcatcaaatgctaaggacttgtttagtgcatctagtcattcctatcatgtcctaggctcattcataaaaatcaaataaattcgatgcttgtatggtaccactattgcttgtatgcttgaaataatctagtggcagcatatgacatgtttgtgggcttgtgaacctagtgtttgatctagaaaatgagctataagtgtttaactcaacatggtgcatgataacccttatttggaggtgtgaagaaacttgcccttggatcaaatcgagttaaatatcttttataAGTGATcgagattgaaccaaattggaaaaatgatcctcacttgaCATGGAtttaccccaacctatctaaaatttacgctcaccttttatgctaattgttgacaaagggggagagaattcacaaagatagtacaAATAGGGGaagcaaacaaataaaatgacattgtaaggggatcaattaaaatttgaagcacaagtaggggaagcaaactcataaacttgtatgttgcatttgtatgtgcatttacatatatttgcttgcatgacataagcttttttaaattctatatccatgcttgtgtggtgtatgctagtagtaacttgaatgatgaataaagcactagcatgcatagaaagagtaactagacttgtatttatcatgtaaaaactagaccctttaatataatattgatctcacggggtttgtctagtttttgtgaatgtctagttactaatgttGCTAAGGATGGCGTAtattggcaactccgattggtatcacgcttcaaaggtccattctttacaccttagcatcatttggtagctattactctcctaaacatctaatccatgcatatgtgcaagctgtcaaatccaaactcttagcacatatataaggggagctaatactaccaatttaggttgatgaaacttgtccataatccttacacatggtaatatacttgggcaagcaacatgaatccaaaaagatttaatttaatatctttgtaaataggttgtcatcaaataccaaaaagggggagattgaaagccctagtttggttttggataattgatgaaacctagcactaacctttgtcatgagatgTGATATGAGTTacgttggtgcaatccaagtgtggagcatagtgatgaagtccatggagacgGAGATGGACATAtgttgaagatgatcaagctcaacttgaaaaagaagaaagagaaaaacaaaaatcgagaagatcaaggcaaaggtatatgataggtttttattttgcactcaagacaccatagagggtgtgagtgacttaggatcgatagccgtactataaagaggggaaatctttggctcaacggtttatcgagtgccactaggtgacatgattcttgcatatgcatttaggaatatagtgtgctaactttgacccttgtaaaatgatttgaaaaatgctaacacacgtgcacactaGTTCTACACTTTGCGGTTAGCAAttgggaagcaagggtgaagtggttgtggacttaggaaaagagaaaggagaagaagtccatgaccggacgctgaccgcagggtgaccggactcaccccaaGCGCGTCTGGTCATTTTTAGCCGAGCAGCGCAGCTGGCCAAAAGCGTgaagtgttgaccggatgctagaccttgTTCCACCTGCATGTCCGGTCACTCATTGAGGGCTGGCGAGCTGGTGGTGATTGGACGCGACGCGAGTGCGTCAAGTCTTACCTGACATACACTGACGTAGGCACCACACGTGAGCATAGAGAAGAGGAGTGGCGACCGAACACCGGGGCATGTCAGATCGCCTCTGACTTGACGCGTCCAGTCAATGAAAACCGCCTCTGGACCCTTATTGTAAATGATTGGACGCTGTGTTCTTGAGCGTCAGGTCGCGTGAGAGGCGTGTCCGGTCATTCTTTAACCGTGCGAGTGATCGACtagtgaccattgagatcgggcggctCGGATTCAAACAAGGACATGTGGACGACCGAGGGCGACCGCACTCtagccgaccggacgctggggtgcgtCCGGTTAGCGCGTCCGGTCAAGCCCCCGACAGCCCAATGGCTCTATGAgtcttggggctctataaataggaaggtaccggcttggggctcactctcttggcactttgacatacttgacatccttatgAGCCTAGGCAAACACCTCttacttatctccatcattgattcatcatcatagtgagattgggagtgagtccaagtgctttgcttgagtgaatgcatctagtggcacttggggatcgttgtggctgcggatttcttattgccgccacctagacggcttggagtagcggagGAGGTTTAGCATGAGTTGGTGCTAGATTGTAATAGAGACATAGGGAAGAAAAGGCACTAGCCACAAGTGAAGAAGTGGGGCACAACATGGACAGGTAGATGAGCAAGCATGGAAATCGTGATACGTTGGGCACTAGTTGATGTGTGCATTTGTTCTTACTCTGAAACTTATTTTCTAAACGACTAACAAACCTGATTTTGTGTCTGAAGGATGTAACAACATTGATAAGCCTGGTGCCTCCTGAAAAAGTGAAGCCTAAGGGAACGAAGAAGACGGAGTTATAGAAGGCAGCAGTAACCCTTGGGCATTAGGCGAGAAATTAGGCATGAGAGAGTGCAAGGCTTGTGGGCAGTACGCTACACTGTCTACACATAATGCGCGGACGTGCTCACGTGCCTCACCTTGGAACATTCCAGAATGAAGCTTG
The nucleotide sequence above comes from Miscanthus floridulus cultivar M001 chromosome 18, ASM1932011v1, whole genome shotgun sequence. Encoded proteins:
- the LOC136520899 gene encoding 2-hydroxyisoflavanone dehydratase-like, whose amino-acid sequence is MAAADPDTEVQAEFPPLVRQYKSGRVERFFNPAPLPAGTDPATGVVSKDVVVDPATGLWARLFLPPGSHGKKQQLPVVVYYHGGAYVIGSAADPWTHTYLNALVAKAGVLAVALEYRLAPEHPLPASYEDSWEGLKWVATHAAAAAAVGGGPVEPWLTEHGDFSRVFLAGASAGGTIAHYVAVRAGEQQGQGDILGMRVIGLLIVHPYFSGAADIGDEGTTGKQRKAQADAFWRFLYPGSPGLDDPLFNPFSEAAGGSAARVAAERVLVCVAEKDDLRDRGVWYYESLKASGYPGEVELLESKGEGHVFYCMNPRCDRAREMEERVLSFLRK